From the genome of uncultured Methanobacterium sp., one region includes:
- a CDS encoding UPF0104 family protein: MKRYYVFLVSILLLALLIIWIGPQKMWEVIKTANPWLILLAVGVHLFVVWIRSLRWGYIINQPWEFKKNFIVKTIGLFAGNFTPMRSGGEVLNAVAGKKINGISLSEGLSAGLTERFFDGAIGAILLLICACLLPKVRIIAIMGGLASFGLLAVVYLINWREDTSIWIYNRVHFIVRFLPISEEVVENLYNKFTQGLRSMIEYTKTFSSFKNLTVVFVLTAASWLLECVRLYIVFAAFNVKINFVAIIIIFLLANIIGILSALPGGIGSIELSLTGLFVIFGVPSAVGGSIAMVDRLASFWVVSALGIIFASYYAKDILDEIKGYTIGLKSSKQD; this comes from the coding sequence TTGAAAAGGTACTATGTTTTCCTGGTAAGTATCCTGTTACTGGCACTTCTAATAATCTGGATTGGCCCCCAGAAAATGTGGGAAGTTATTAAAACAGCCAATCCATGGTTAATACTACTAGCAGTCGGGGTACATCTTTTTGTGGTTTGGATCCGCTCACTACGTTGGGGTTACATCATAAATCAACCCTGGGAATTCAAGAAAAACTTCATTGTCAAGACCATCGGACTTTTTGCAGGTAACTTCACCCCTATGCGCAGCGGAGGGGAGGTTTTAAATGCTGTTGCTGGTAAAAAAATCAATGGAATAAGCCTTTCAGAAGGTTTATCAGCAGGTTTGACCGAAAGATTCTTCGATGGAGCAATAGGGGCAATTTTATTATTGATATGTGCTTGTTTACTTCCAAAGGTAAGAATAATAGCAATTATGGGAGGTTTAGCTTCTTTTGGACTTTTAGCTGTTGTTTACCTGATAAACTGGAGAGAAGATACCAGTATCTGGATTTATAATCGTGTTCATTTCATAGTGCGATTTTTACCCATCTCTGAAGAAGTGGTGGAGAACTTATATAATAAATTCACCCAAGGGCTGCGCAGCATGATCGAGTACACTAAAACATTCAGCAGTTTCAAGAATCTGACTGTGGTCTTCGTGTTAACTGCTGCCAGCTGGCTTCTGGAATGTGTCCGTTTGTACATTGTTTTTGCTGCTTTCAATGTTAAAATTAACTTCGTGGCCATTATCATCATCTTCCTCCTGGCCAACATCATCGGAATATTATCTGCCCTACCAGGAGGTATTGGTTCCATTGAACTGTCACTCACCGGATTATTCGTGATTTTCGGAGTTCCCAGTGCAGTGGGCGGAAGTATAGCTATGGTGGATCGTTTAGCATCCTTCTGGGTCGTCAGTGCCCTGGGAATAATATTTGCATCCTACTATGCCAAGGATATTTTGGATGAGATCAAAGGATACACCATTGGTTTGAAGTCTTCTAAACAGGATTAA
- a CDS encoding ATP-dependent DNA ligase, which translates to MLYNDLVEVYHDLDSTTKRLEKTDILANFLAKVGDEEPELLPIVTLMALGRIFPTWSEEELGIGSKLLMKAISQAVGVSPEDVENRMRDTGDIGMAAEELYQKKSQVTLFSRPLTIGKVHRNLVKMAEISGNRAQFKKIDYLMELLSSAAPAEAKYITRTVLEELRVGVGEGTIRDAISQAFNIPKEVTERAHMLTNDMGLVAEVARMEGEEGLRKLTLKPGKPVKPMLAQLSPGIKVSVEEMGWAICETKYDGIRVQIHRHGDKIDIFTRRLENISLALPEISDYIEKSLPHEDFIVEGEIIASRDGKPISFQYMLQRVRRKYEIDKMVSKIPLTVYLFDVLYYDGPILDEPLQERRKILESIVKVESGKLELSAQVKVTPEEIHKAQDLFERSIKGGHEGIMIKDPHAPYMPGIRGKKMLKLKAEPETLDLVVVGGTYGKGKRAHFIGSYLMAIRDADNQLKPLAYAATGLDDNTLMELSEMVEPLIINKEGRQVKIEPSIILEIAFSEIVESPESETGYSLRFPVVKRIRNDLGLDEIDTLDRIESIFRNSQKS; encoded by the coding sequence ATGCTTTACAATGATTTAGTGGAAGTCTACCATGATCTAGACTCCACCACCAAACGTCTGGAGAAAACAGATATACTAGCTAATTTTTTAGCTAAAGTGGGAGATGAAGAACCGGAGCTCCTCCCAATAGTAACATTAATGGCTCTCGGCCGAATTTTTCCCACATGGAGTGAGGAAGAACTGGGAATCGGATCCAAACTACTGATGAAAGCTATTTCTCAGGCAGTGGGTGTTTCTCCAGAAGATGTGGAGAACAGGATGAGAGACACCGGTGATATTGGTATGGCTGCAGAGGAGTTATACCAGAAGAAGAGCCAGGTAACTCTTTTCAGCAGACCACTCACCATTGGGAAAGTTCACCGCAATCTGGTGAAAATGGCTGAAATTTCAGGTAACCGGGCTCAGTTTAAAAAAATAGACTACTTGATGGAGCTTTTATCCTCAGCAGCTCCTGCTGAGGCTAAATACATCACTCGAACTGTTCTGGAAGAACTTCGAGTGGGTGTAGGTGAAGGAACCATCAGGGATGCTATTTCACAGGCATTTAACATACCCAAAGAAGTTACAGAAAGAGCCCACATGTTAACCAATGACATGGGGCTGGTGGCTGAGGTGGCCCGGATGGAAGGGGAGGAAGGCCTTCGTAAATTAACTTTAAAACCTGGAAAACCAGTTAAACCCATGTTAGCACAGTTATCTCCGGGTATAAAGGTGAGTGTGGAGGAAATGGGATGGGCAATCTGTGAAACCAAATACGATGGTATAAGGGTTCAAATTCACAGGCACGGTGATAAAATTGATATTTTCACCCGAAGGCTGGAAAATATCAGCCTGGCACTTCCTGAAATCTCTGATTACATTGAAAAATCTCTTCCTCATGAAGATTTCATTGTTGAGGGTGAAATAATTGCCAGCAGGGATGGAAAACCAATTTCATTCCAGTACATGCTTCAAAGGGTACGTAGAAAGTATGAAATCGATAAAATGGTTTCTAAAATCCCGTTAACTGTTTATCTGTTCGATGTACTTTATTATGATGGGCCCATCCTGGATGAACCTCTTCAGGAGAGGAGAAAAATCCTGGAATCAATAGTTAAAGTAGAATCAGGTAAGCTGGAACTTTCAGCCCAGGTTAAAGTAACTCCAGAAGAAATTCACAAGGCTCAGGATCTCTTTGAACGCTCAATCAAAGGAGGTCATGAGGGGATCATGATAAAAGATCCTCATGCACCATATATGCCTGGTATAAGGGGTAAGAAGATGCTTAAATTAAAGGCAGAACCAGAAACCCTGGATCTGGTGGTGGTGGGTGGAACCTATGGTAAGGGTAAACGGGCTCATTTTATTGGCTCTTACCTGATGGCTATTCGGGATGCGGATAACCAGCTCAAACCTCTGGCTTATGCTGCCACGGGATTGGATGATAACACATTGATGGAGCTTTCCGAGATGGTGGAACCCCTTATCATAAATAAAGAGGGCAGGCAGGTGAAGATAGAGCCCTCAATAATTCTGGAAATTGCATTCAGTGAAATAGTGGAGAGTCCGGAGTCTGAAACTGGATATTCCCTTCGATTCCCTGTGGTTAAAAGAATTCGCAATGATCTGGGTCTGGATGAAATCGATACACTGGATAGAATTGAATCTATTTTCAGGAACTCCCAGAAAAGCTGA
- the glmM gene encoding phosphoglucosamine mutase, whose protein sequence is MKKLFGTFGVRRIANEVLTPEFASKLAAAYGTLVKGWVAVGGDPRTSTPLIKHAVISGLLSSGCQVVDLGILPTPAVQYAVRNYYDGGVIITASHNPPQYNGIKFVDEDGIGIAEDMELKIEDMYFNENPDRVAWDEIGEVITNPGLVDEYIDEVIQRVDHDAIKKANLKVIVDCGSGAACSTTPYILRKLGCEITTLNCQPDGHFPGRNPEPTEDNLQELIKTVKATGADLGIAHDGDADRTICIDENGSFVMGDKTFALVEKQLLQENQGGLIVTTVATSTAIYDIAEECGGTVKATRVGDLLVARELKESDGLFGGEENGGLIFPDFVLGRDAAMSTAKIVEIMALTGKPLSQLVAELPAYQSVKMKVECPDDLKREVMDKIAADTKEFEIDTTDGVKIFRDEGWIIIRPSGTEPIFRCFAEAKNTDDATKMAEWGISLVKKHLGN, encoded by the coding sequence ATGAAAAAGTTATTCGGAACATTTGGGGTTAGAAGAATTGCCAATGAAGTATTAACACCAGAATTCGCATCAAAACTGGCCGCAGCATACGGAACACTGGTTAAAGGATGGGTTGCTGTTGGGGGGGACCCCAGAACATCCACTCCATTAATAAAACACGCAGTGATATCAGGACTCCTTTCATCAGGATGTCAAGTGGTTGATCTGGGAATACTACCCACACCTGCAGTTCAATATGCAGTAAGGAACTACTACGATGGTGGAGTTATAATCACCGCATCCCACAACCCTCCACAGTACAACGGGATAAAATTCGTGGATGAAGATGGAATTGGTATTGCTGAAGACATGGAACTTAAGATCGAGGATATGTACTTCAACGAAAACCCAGATAGGGTGGCCTGGGATGAAATTGGTGAGGTAATTACCAATCCTGGTCTGGTTGATGAATACATTGATGAAGTGATACAGCGTGTGGACCATGATGCCATTAAAAAAGCCAATCTCAAGGTGATAGTAGATTGTGGTAGTGGAGCTGCCTGTTCCACCACTCCATACATTCTCCGCAAACTGGGATGTGAAATAACCACTTTAAACTGTCAGCCTGATGGTCACTTCCCAGGGAGAAACCCGGAACCAACAGAAGATAACCTTCAGGAACTCATAAAAACAGTGAAAGCCACTGGGGCAGATCTGGGAATTGCCCATGATGGGGATGCCGATCGTACCATCTGCATTGACGAAAATGGTAGCTTTGTAATGGGGGATAAAACATTCGCCTTGGTGGAAAAACAGTTACTGCAGGAAAATCAGGGAGGACTCATAGTAACCACCGTGGCCACCTCAACTGCAATTTATGACATAGCCGAGGAGTGTGGGGGGACAGTGAAAGCTACCCGCGTGGGTGACCTTCTGGTAGCCCGTGAACTCAAAGAAAGCGATGGATTATTCGGTGGAGAAGAAAATGGAGGTCTTATTTTCCCGGACTTTGTCTTAGGCAGGGATGCAGCAATGTCCACTGCCAAAATTGTGGAAATCATGGCCCTCACTGGAAAACCATTATCCCAGCTGGTGGCGGAACTTCCTGCCTATCAGTCAGTGAAGATGAAAGTGGAATGTCCTGATGACTTGAAACGTGAAGTAATGGATAAAATCGCCGCAGATACCAAGGAATTTGAAATTGACACCACCGATGGGGTGAAGATATTCCGGGATGAAGGATGGATTATCATCAGACCATCTGGAACAGAACCCATCTTCAGATGCTTTGCAGAAGCTAAAAACACTGATGATGCCACTAAAATGGCAGAATGGGGTATTTCTCTGGTTAAAAAGCATTTAGGGAACTAA
- a CDS encoding exodeoxyribonuclease VII large subunit yields MEDKKIFRLALFTAIFGLVGMIISANYVMPQTVQIKDMNRGMLDKEVSVEGLVTGVSQSQKGGTYFLDLMDGTGKTKVVIFDSVASEIQKTNITPQNFINRRVKIDGKVTEYQGSLEVVLKDASSLKIVV; encoded by the coding sequence ATGGAGGACAAGAAAATCTTCAGGCTGGCTTTATTCACTGCTATTTTTGGGTTGGTGGGAATGATAATCTCTGCCAATTATGTAATGCCCCAAACAGTCCAGATTAAAGATATGAATCGAGGAATGCTTGATAAAGAAGTTTCAGTTGAGGGTCTGGTGACTGGTGTCAGTCAATCCCAGAAGGGAGGAACCTATTTCCTGGATTTGATGGATGGAACTGGAAAAACAAAGGTGGTTATATTCGATAGTGTGGCATCTGAAATCCAGAAAACCAATATTACTCCTCAAAACTTTATTAACCGGCGTGTAAAAATTGATGGAAAAGTCACAGAATATCAGGGTAGCCTGGAAGTTGTGCTCAAGGATGCCAGCTCATTAAAGATAGTAGTATGA
- a CDS encoding 6-pyruvoyl-tetrahydropterin synthase-related protein yields the protein MEYEKITKNKSVLLLLIPAILAFIIALIPTLKYQWPLSWDIYYHVHLAKLYMEQGLTFWDPLTYAPFGRPIFYPPLFHYLLAALAALLKVDPFQIARYLQPVFAFSLVLSFTYVARQFYNLRVALLAGFFLFFTSVFHRAMLPLPETLALIFFPLAVYFYYCALEGDGHIFAVLGGIIGGLMMLTHNLTGLIMLGVVLLFTLSLKLRKDEVDYSSLGIFLGFTLIVAALWWVPLLIQYGYTFHNPQAVLQGPVEYLIILAKTLGVPALIFAVLWLIIRIKGFKENSMKRWAEKLSRKDILIITWTLFLLILSNAYILGFSILIDRILNFAVFPVMIMAALGLEYIHTCSTKPSYEKIYKVLIIILIISAVFSGLFYALSVKPMVTDSQRDLAQWFADNGDGKSVVMSLTEGIDPVIVSVSRQPVSTGGYQPGMVKVLDRNLYYSGNFTKEDVKRDNIGYFVEQSPISHPGYFTLVYQNKDYKVWRVNI from the coding sequence ATGGAATATGAAAAAATAACTAAAAATAAGTCTGTTCTGTTACTTCTGATTCCTGCCATTCTGGCATTCATCATTGCTCTTATTCCCACTTTAAAGTACCAGTGGCCCTTAAGCTGGGATATATATTACCATGTTCACCTGGCCAAACTTTACATGGAACAGGGACTAACATTCTGGGACCCTTTAACCTATGCCCCATTTGGCAGGCCAATATTCTATCCTCCTCTATTCCATTACCTCCTTGCGGCATTGGCGGCCCTTTTGAAAGTTGATCCCTTCCAGATAGCCAGGTATCTTCAACCAGTTTTTGCATTTTCCCTGGTTTTATCATTCACCTATGTTGCCCGCCAGTTTTACAACTTAAGAGTGGCCTTACTGGCTGGATTTTTCCTGTTTTTCACATCAGTATTCCACCGGGCTATGCTACCATTACCTGAAACCCTGGCCTTAATCTTCTTCCCCCTGGCGGTTTACTTTTACTACTGTGCACTGGAAGGCGATGGTCATATATTTGCGGTTTTAGGGGGTATTATCGGCGGATTAATGATGTTAACCCATAACTTAACCGGATTAATAATGTTAGGGGTGGTACTGCTTTTCACATTATCCCTCAAACTGCGAAAGGATGAGGTGGATTACTCCTCATTAGGAATATTCCTGGGATTTACCCTCATAGTGGCTGCTTTATGGTGGGTTCCCCTATTGATCCAGTATGGATACACTTTCCACAACCCTCAAGCAGTTCTTCAGGGTCCGGTTGAATATTTAATCATTCTGGCCAAGACATTGGGAGTTCCAGCCCTGATATTTGCTGTTTTATGGTTAATTATTCGGATTAAAGGATTCAAAGAAAATAGTATGAAAAGATGGGCTGAAAAATTGTCCCGAAAAGATATTTTAATAATTACTTGGACTTTATTCCTGTTAATATTAAGCAATGCGTATATTTTGGGATTTTCCATACTCATAGATCGAATACTGAATTTTGCAGTCTTTCCAGTGATGATAATGGCTGCACTGGGCTTGGAATACATCCACACCTGCAGTACCAAACCAAGCTACGAAAAAATATACAAAGTTCTAATTATCATTTTAATCATCTCTGCAGTTTTTTCAGGATTATTCTACGCCCTATCTGTAAAACCAATGGTCACTGACTCTCAAAGAGATTTAGCCCAGTGGTTTGCGGATAATGGGGATGGTAAGAGTGTGGTCATGTCCCTCACTGAAGGCATTGATCCGGTGATTGTCTCGGTATCCAGGCAGCCAGTTTCCACAGGGGGTTACCAGCCGGGTATGGTTAAAGTCCTTGATCGAAACCTTTACTACAGTGGAAATTTCACAAAAGAAGATGTTAAAAGGGATAATATTGGATACTTTGTAGAACAGTCCCCAATATCTCATCCTGGTTATTTCACCCTGGTTTACCAGAACAAAGATTATAAAGTTTGGAGGGTAAATATTTAG
- a CDS encoding PIG-L family deacetylase: MTTNSPQSPPQPNRKKLFLIVLGLIVIISVTCLFLTYLNTPGYAQMPEIHSNDRILVFAPHPDDESLAAGGLIKRARDLNATVMVVVMTDGSSAATPDELSQYLEKNNKSNSTGIAELRYQETTSALSKLGVNNSNIIFLGYPDTGLRSLFEDYWDPDKPYQSNTPFNHFDHSPYNFTYQPNATYTGSNVAENLKQIMTDFKPTIIIAPDGLDEHHDHWATNAFVMYSAAATNFKGTVYTYLVHKGGTKWPSPPNYQPSLNLTPPQELQNQNINWIETPLTSDEEKAKEEALNSYGLPLSLTKGYLKSFIRTNELFIIPQTVNAQIISATNFTKTGMPSSSFEDVRYDYNTKTLKTSDEMSSVGVTRDNENCYIVINSTHQINGELIYQYHFRLLENGQFKRLDVKVQNGTAVYEKKSVNSLQPENNATVEVQGNMLVLKLPLNIFKNVSFLMMNTDVNDKNGQLMDLSSWRELKVT; the protein is encoded by the coding sequence ATGACTACCAATTCACCTCAATCTCCTCCACAGCCCAACCGTAAAAAACTCTTTTTAATTGTTTTAGGTTTAATCGTGATTATTAGTGTAACCTGTTTATTTTTAACCTATCTTAATACTCCAGGATACGCCCAAATGCCTGAAATTCATAGTAATGATAGAATCCTGGTTTTTGCTCCCCATCCAGATGATGAATCACTTGCTGCGGGAGGTTTGATTAAAAGAGCCAGAGATTTGAATGCCACTGTTATGGTGGTGGTGATGACTGACGGGAGCAGTGCAGCCACACCAGATGAACTATCTCAGTATCTTGAAAAAAACAATAAAAGCAATTCCACTGGAATTGCGGAATTAAGATACCAGGAAACTACCAGTGCCCTGAGTAAATTGGGGGTTAATAACAGTAACATCATTTTTCTGGGTTATCCTGATACTGGCCTCAGATCTCTGTTTGAGGATTACTGGGATCCTGATAAACCATATCAAAGCAACACACCCTTCAATCATTTCGATCATTCTCCTTACAATTTCACCTATCAACCAAATGCCACTTACACTGGATCGAATGTTGCGGAAAACTTGAAACAGATAATGACTGATTTTAAACCCACAATTATAATTGCTCCAGACGGATTGGATGAACATCATGACCACTGGGCCACCAATGCATTTGTAATGTATTCTGCAGCTGCAACCAACTTCAAAGGAACTGTCTATACCTACCTGGTTCACAAAGGAGGGACTAAATGGCCTTCACCTCCAAACTATCAGCCTTCTCTCAATTTAACACCTCCTCAGGAACTTCAGAACCAGAATATTAACTGGATAGAGACCCCATTAACTTCGGATGAAGAAAAAGCAAAAGAAGAAGCCTTAAACTCCTATGGGCTTCCCCTTTCCCTCACCAAGGGTTATTTGAAATCTTTCATCAGAACTAATGAACTTTTCATTATTCCCCAAACAGTTAACGCCCAAATAATCAGTGCTACGAATTTTACAAAGACAGGAATGCCTTCATCTTCATTTGAAGATGTACGGTATGATTATAATACCAAAACCCTTAAAACTTCTGATGAAATGAGTTCAGTGGGAGTAACACGTGATAATGAAAACTGTTACATTGTAATAAACTCCACTCACCAAATTAATGGTGAACTTATTTACCAGTACCATTTCCGATTACTGGAAAATGGACAGTTCAAACGTTTGGATGTTAAAGTTCAAAATGGTACTGCAGTCTATGAAAAAAAATCGGTTAACAGCCTCCAGCCTGAAAATAATGCCACAGTTGAAGTCCAGGGCAACATGTTGGTGTTAAAGCTCCCCCTGAATATTTTTAAGAATGTATCCTTTTTGATGATGAACACCGATGTCAATGATAAAAATGGGCAGTTGATGGACCTATCTTCCTGGAGAGAGCTTAAAGTAACCTGA
- a CDS encoding glycosyltransferase family 2 protein, with amino-acid sequence MRIITIIPAYNEENTIAHVVNGVKKYSDVLVVDDGSTDETSALAINAKSNVLKHKKNIGKGAAIKTGLKSAISDDYDLMVLLDGDCQHDPRCIPLLLDGMEGVDLLIGSRFLNMPPQHMPLQRRLSNGITTRLIRFVTGYHITDSQCGFRVISKKAAPFFVDIPYNDYVYESEVLCRASENDLVVSERPIQCIYGNEKSYVRARHVVHYVMFTLRLLVRKLLRRI; translated from the coding sequence ATGAGAATCATAACTATTATTCCTGCTTACAACGAAGAAAACACTATAGCCCATGTGGTTAACGGTGTTAAAAAATATTCGGATGTTCTAGTTGTAGATGACGGATCCACTGATGAGACATCCGCACTTGCAATAAATGCAAAATCAAATGTTTTAAAACATAAAAAAAACATTGGTAAAGGTGCGGCTATTAAAACTGGACTTAAAAGTGCCATTTCAGATGATTACGATCTCATGGTTCTTCTGGATGGTGATTGTCAACATGACCCCCGGTGCATACCCCTCCTCCTGGATGGAATGGAAGGTGTTGATCTGTTAATCGGTTCCCGTTTCCTGAACATGCCCCCACAACACATGCCCCTGCAGCGCCGTCTTTCCAATGGAATAACCACCCGGCTGATAAGATTTGTGACTGGTTACCACATCACAGATAGTCAGTGCGGTTTCAGAGTAATATCCAAAAAGGCAGCCCCATTTTTTGTTGATATACCCTACAATGATTATGTTTATGAATCAGAAGTACTTTGTCGGGCTTCAGAAAATGATCTGGTAGTGTCTGAAAGACCCATACAGTGCATTTATGGTAATGAAAAGTCTTATGTGCGCGCAAGACATGTTGTGCATTATGTGATGTTCACCCTGCGCCTTTTAGTGCGCAAATTACTGCGGAGGATTTGA
- a CDS encoding 6-pyruvoyl-tetrahydropterin synthase-related protein, whose product MNYPQILREKPVLLLLIPALAAFFIALIPTLKYQWPLGGDIFYHVHLAKLYMEQGLVYWDPLTSAPYGRPIFYPPVFHLLLLSVGLIFGDMFTAARVLQPVLTLFLFLSFAYVAYKLYESVLVGVTAGFFIFFSVVFQRFILPGPENLALILFPLVIYGFYLCTKNKSYKYASISGIIAGVVFLTHMLSASFLVLVTSIYAILISLKDKSILKYWLVFLVSTLLVASIWWAPLLLKYGLVFNSGGDSPYMVSLLSYPKFFGVLTLLFAFLGAIGMIKRRSRQDILILISLISILLVSNLNYLGIPILSNRFLTFALFPLVVMAGVGVNYLKTVIAEKNISQKFYGIFIACVYVSSVMIGYSMLADVDSGFLWLRASDGELDIAEWFQENGDKKSVVVAYNFRDPFIVAISRQPVATGGYGQGIVHTLDIQKYADGGMNQSDYINDNVGYVVLPSGMNAPPYTTLAYKNSYYQIFTFNK is encoded by the coding sequence ATGAACTATCCTCAAATCTTACGAGAAAAACCTGTTTTATTACTATTGATCCCGGCTTTAGCCGCATTTTTCATAGCACTGATTCCCACCCTAAAGTATCAGTGGCCATTGGGTGGAGATATTTTTTATCATGTCCATCTGGCTAAACTTTACATGGAACAGGGACTGGTTTACTGGGATCCCTTAACATCAGCACCATACGGGCGCCCTATTTTTTATCCCCCTGTTTTTCATTTGTTACTGCTTTCAGTGGGCCTTATCTTTGGGGACATGTTCACGGCAGCCAGGGTTTTACAACCGGTACTAACTCTGTTCTTATTTTTATCCTTTGCTTATGTAGCATACAAACTTTACGAAAGTGTCTTGGTAGGGGTTACCGCAGGATTCTTTATATTTTTCAGTGTTGTTTTCCAGAGATTTATTCTACCTGGCCCGGAAAACCTGGCTCTCATACTGTTTCCCCTGGTAATTTATGGATTTTATCTTTGCACTAAAAATAAGAGCTATAAATATGCTTCAATATCCGGTATCATTGCAGGGGTGGTATTTTTAACCCACATGTTATCAGCTTCTTTTCTTGTTTTGGTAACATCTATTTACGCTATTTTAATCAGTTTAAAGGATAAATCGATTTTAAAATACTGGCTGGTCTTCCTGGTTTCCACGCTCCTGGTGGCATCTATCTGGTGGGCACCATTACTACTTAAATATGGTCTTGTTTTCAATTCTGGTGGAGATTCTCCATATATGGTGAGCTTGTTAAGTTACCCTAAATTTTTCGGTGTTTTAACACTCCTGTTCGCATTTTTAGGTGCTATTGGAATGATTAAAAGGAGATCCAGGCAGGATATCCTGATATTAATCTCTTTAATATCTATTTTACTGGTTAGCAACCTGAATTACCTGGGAATACCCATCCTAAGTAATCGTTTTTTAACATTTGCCCTTTTCCCACTGGTGGTTATGGCCGGGGTTGGAGTTAACTACTTAAAAACTGTAATTGCCGAAAAAAACATCTCCCAAAAATTTTATGGTATTTTCATTGCCTGTGTATATGTATCATCGGTTATGATCGGATATTCCATGCTGGCTGATGTTGATAGTGGTTTTTTATGGTTAAGGGCCTCGGATGGTGAACTGGACATTGCCGAATGGTTCCAGGAAAACGGAGATAAAAAGAGCGTGGTAGTAGCCTATAACTTTAGAGATCCGTTTATAGTAGCTATAAGCAGACAACCAGTAGCAACAGGGGGTTATGGTCAGGGAATAGTACATACCCTTGATATTCAGAAGTATGCTGATGGTGGGATGAATCAATCTGATTACATAAACGATAATGTAGGATATGTGGTTCTCCCTTCAGGTATGAATGCTCCACCGTATACTACACTGGCATATAAAAACAGCTATTATCAAATATTCACTTTCAACAAATAA